From the genome of Populus trichocarpa isolate Nisqually-1 chromosome 15, P.trichocarpa_v4.1, whole genome shotgun sequence, one region includes:
- the LOC18105578 gene encoding uncharacterized protein LOC18105578 isoform X1 — MEETSSVDVILDFLKKNRFTRAEAALRSELGNLPDLNGFLQKLALEDKNSGKVVEEENGGKLTCHPQGSGPQHSGEISKELIVKEIECGVDRNGTESKWKNSASAGERGGKNNEAIDSEDTVLGLYSWNFNPSNGPSNPYKNDVGTSTSNFSARAKAKSGEEFILTGEKKSSWLGSKSTSDANAESKYNKIETNELKELDWQLKTTVAFSAGNPWSQNEEPANSSSDLWKDCSVKTVFPFPKGEALTSYDDTITNSDKRDGKKKAGTSDLRAAIKEQVDEVGRTLFFGKSQESTEQKNLSGLGFSLVSDIPKEEFPRLPPVKLKSEDKPSINWQETFERDGPSSKVISADNSYLIGSYLDVPVGQEINSSGGKRIAGGSWLSVSQGIAEDASDLVSGFATVGDGLSESIDYQNEYWDSDEYDDDDDVGYMRQPIEDEAWFLAHEIDYPSDNEKGAGHGSVPDPQDRVPTKDEDDDQSFAEEDSYFSGEQIFQAKTVEPVTASDDPIGLSVTEMYGTNNGSDLISQYDGQLMDEEELSLMRAEPVWQGFVTQTNELIMIGDGKVLNECGRPQLDDICMDDDQHGSVRSIGVGINSDAADIGSEIRESLVVGSSEGDVEYFRDHDTGVGGSRSSHHVSDKKYVDKQNRDKKKLNKYVVGSDQDMHAQGRSHADGGFSFPPPLRNEQLLQAGSSKSLWSDNCNAVVSEETNDHLNALTGPDDTWQRKSCDSSTVKSSRDENNTNAVRSANSSPSSLSNYGYTEPEHAIKERDEKIGGVREEDPVASLEDEEAAAVQEQVRQIKVQEEEFETFNLKIVHRKNRTGFEEDKNFHVVLNSVIAGRYHVTEYLGSAAFSKAIQAHDLHTGMDVCVKIIKNNKDFFDQSLDEIKLLKYVNKHDHADKYHILRLYDYFYYREHLLIVCELLKANLYEFHKFNRESGGEVYFTMPRLQSITTQCLEALQFLHGLGLIHCDLKPENILVKSYSRCEVKVIDLGSSCFETDHLCSYVQSRSYRAPEVILGHPYDKKIDVWSLGCILAELCTGNVLFQNDSPATLLARVIGIIGPIDQSMLAKGRDTYKYFSKNHMLYERNQDTSRLEYLIPKKTSLRHRLPMGDQGFIDFVSHLLEVNPKKRPSASEALKHPWLSYPYEPISA, encoded by the exons ATGGAGGAGACAAGCTCAGTTGATGTGATTCTGGACTTTCTGAAGAAAAATCGCTTCACAAGAGCAGAGGCAGCATTGCGCAGTGAGCTTGGTAACCTCCCTGATCTGAATGGATTCCTTCAAAAACTTGCCCTTGAAGATAAGAACTCGGGGAAGGTGGTGGAAGAAGAGAATGGGGGCAAATTAACCTGTCATCCTCAGGGGTCAGGTCCTCAACATAGTGGTGAAATTTCTAAGGAACTTATTGTGAAAGAAATAGAGTGTGGGGTGGATAGAAATGGGACTGAAAGCAAATGGAAAAACTCTGCTTCTGCTGGGGAACGGGGTGGTAAAAATAATGAAGCAATTGATTCAGAGGATACCGTGCTTGGTTTGTATTCATGGAACTTTAATCCAAGCAATGGTCCGTCTAATCCATACAAGAATGATGTTGGTACTAGCACCAGTAACTTCTCTGCTAGAGCAAAAGCCAAATCTGGAGAAGAGTTTATCTTAACTGGTGAAAAGAAAAGTTCATGGCTTGGAAGCAAAAGTACCAGTGATGCCAATGCAGAATCCAAGTATAACAAAATTGAAACGAATGAATTGAAGGAACTTGATTGGCAACTTAAAACTACCGTTGCATTCTCTGCGGGTAACCCATGGTCTCAGAATGAGGAACCCGCAAATTCTTCCTCAGACCTGTGGAAAGATTGTTCTGTCAAGACTGTTTTTCCATTCCCCAAGGGGGAGGCATTGACCAGTTATGATGATACTATTACAAATTCGGACAAAAGAGATGGAAAGAAGAAAGCAGGTACAAGTGATCTTAGGGCGGCTATCAAAGAACAGGTGGATGAGGTTGGAAGAACTTTGTTCTTTGGAAAGTCTCAAGAGAGCACAGAGCAGAAGAATTTAAGTGGCTTAGGGTTTTCACTTGTATCTGATATTCCAAAGGAAGAATTTCCTAGGCTTCCACCAGTTAAACTCAAGTCGGAGGATAAGCCATCAATCAATTGGCAGGAAACGTTCGAGCGTGATGGGCCAAGTTCAAAGGTCATCAGCGCTGATAATAGCTACCTTATAGGTTCCTATCTCGATGTTCCTGTCGGACAAGAAATCAATTCTTCAG GTGGAAAAAGGATTGCAGGAGGCAGCTGGCTATCTGTAAGTCAGGGAATTGCTGAGGATGCGTCTGATCTAGTTTCTGGGTTTGCTACTGTTGGTGATGGATTAAGTGAATCTATTGATTATCAAAATGAGTATTGGGATTCTGATGAatatgatgacgatgatgatgttGGATATATGAGACAACCTATCGAGGACGAGGCCTGGTTTCTGGCACATGAAATTGATTACCCAAGTGACAATGAAAAGGGTGCTGGGCATGGGAGCGTTCCAGACCCCCAGGATAGAGTTCCAACCAAAGATGAAGACGATGATCAATCTTTTGCCGAGGAGGATTCTTACTTCTCTGGCGAGCAGATATTTCAAGCAAAAACTGTTGAACCAGTCACAGCATCAGATGATCCTATAGGGTTATCAGTGACAGAAATGTATGGTACGAATAATGGGAGTGATTTAATTTCGCAATATGATGGGCAGTTGATGGATGAAGAAGAACTAAGTTTGATGCGAGCAGAACCTGTCTGGCAGGGGTTTGTCACACAGACAAATGAACTCATCATGATAGGAGATGGGAAGGTTTTGAATGAGTGTGGAAGGCCACAGTTAGATGATATTTGTATGGATGACGATCAACATGGTTCAGTTAGATCGATTGGTGTGGGAATCAACAGTGATGCTGCTGATATTGGAAGTGAAATTCGGGAAAGTTTGGTTGTAGGCAGTAGTGAAGGGGATGTAGAGTACTTTCGTGATCATGACACTGGAGTTGGGGGATCTAGATCTTCTCACCATGTCTCAGACAAGAAATATGTTGATAAACAAAACAGGGATAAGAAGAAACTTAATAAATATGTGGTTGGAAGTGACCAAGACATGCATGCTCAAGGTAGAAGTCATGCAGATGGCGGGTTTTCATTTCCCCCACCACTGAGGAATGAACAGTTATTGCAGGCAGGCTCTAGTAAATCTTTATGGTCAGACAACTGCAATGCGGTTGTCAGTGAAGAAACAAATGATCACTTGAATGCTTTGACAGGGCCTGATGACACATGGCAGCGGAAAAGCTGTGATTCCTCAACTGTTAAAAGTTCTAGGGatgaaaataatacaaatgCTGTGAGATCAGCAAATTCTAGtccctcttctctctcaaattaTGGTTATACAGAACCAGAGCATGccataaaagaaagagatgagaAGATTGGTGGTGTGAGGGAAGAAGATCCTGTGGCATCCTTGGAGGATGAAGAAGCTGCTGCTGTTCAAGAGCAAGTAAGGCAAATCAAGGTTCAGGAGGAGGAATTTGAAACTTTCAACCTTAAGATTGTGCATAGGAAAAACCG AACTGGCTTTGAGGAGGACAAGAACTTCCATGTTGTGTTGAATTCTGTAATTGCTGGTCGTTATCATGTTACTGAGTATCTTGGCTCAGCTGCTTTTAGTAAAGCTATACAAGCACATGATCTGCACACAGGCATGGATGTTTgtgtgaaaattataaaaaacaacaaggaCTTCTTTGATCAAAGTCTTGACGAGATAAAGCTTTTAAAGTATGTCAACAAGCATGATCATGCTGACAAGTACCACATTCTCAGATTGTATGATTATTTCTACTACCGA GAGCATTTGTTAATCGTATGTGAGCTTCTCAAGGCAAACCTATATGAGTTCCATAAGTTCAATAGAGAATCAGGAGGGGAGGTATACTTCACAATGCCTAGATTGCAG TCAATTACCACTCAATGTTTGGAGGCACTTCAGTTTTTGCATGGCCTTGGTCTTATACACTGTGATTTAAAACCCGAGAATATATTGGTGAAAAGCTATAGTAGATGTGAGGTGAAAGTCATTGATCTCGGGAGTAGCTGTTTTGAGACAGATCATCTGTGCTCCTATGTTCAATCCAGGTCATATCGTGCACCAGAAGTTATCCTAGGACATCCGTATGATAAGAAGATAGATGTTTGGTCACTTGGCTGCATTTTGGCAGAACTTTGCACTGGAAAT GTCCTGTTCCAAAACGATTCACCAGCAACGTTATTGGCACGAGTTATTGGAATTATAGGTCCCATTGATCAAAGCATGCTAGCTAAAGGACGAGATACATACAAGTATT
- the LOC18105578 gene encoding uncharacterized protein LOC18105578 isoform X2 has protein sequence MEETSSVDVILDFLKKNRFTRAEAALRSELGNLPDLNGFLQKLALEDKNSGKVVEEENGGKLTCHPQGSGPQHSGEISKELIVKEIECGVDRNGTESKWKNSASAGERGGKNNEAIDSEDTVLGLYSWNFNPSNGPSNPYKNDVGTSTSNFSARAKAKSGEEFILTGEKKSSWLGSKSTSDANAESKYNKIETNELKELDWQLKTTVAFSAGNPWSQNEEPANSSSDLWKDCSVKTVFPFPKGEALTSYDDTITNSDKRDGKKKAGTSDLRAAIKEQVDEVGRTLFFGKSQESTEQKNLSGLGFSLVSDIPKEEFPRLPPVKLKSEDKPSINWQETFERDGPSSKVISADNSYLIGSYLDVPVGQEINSSGGKRIAGGSWLSVSQGIAEDASDLVSGFATVGDGLSESIDYQNEYWDSDEYDDDDDVGYMRQPIEDEAWFLAHEIDYPSDNEKGAGHGSVPDPQDRVPTKDEDDDQSFAEEDSYFSGEQIFQAKTVEPVTASDDPIGLSVTEMYGTNNGSDLISQYDGQLMDEEELSLMRAEPVWQGFVTQTNELIMIGDGKVLNECGRPQLDDICMDDDQHGSVRSIGVGINSDAADIGSEIRESLVVGSSEGDVEYFRDHDTGVGGSRSSHHVSDKKYVDKQNRDKKKLNKYVVGSDQDMHAQGRSHADGGFSFPPPLRNEQLLQAGSSKSLWSDNCNAVVSEETNDHLNALTGPDDTWQRKSCDSSTVKSSRDENNTNAVRSANSSPSSLSNYGYTEPEHAIKERDEKIGGVREEDPVASLEDEEAAAVQEQVRQIKVQEEEFETFNLKIVHRKNRTGFEEDKNFHVVLNSVIAGRYHVTEYLGSAAFSKAIQAHDLHTGMDVCVKIIKNNKDFFDQSLDEIKLLKYVNKHDHADKYHILRLYDYFYYREHLLIVCELLKANLYEFHKFNRESGGEVYFTMPRLQSITTQCLEALQFLHGLGLIHCDLKPENILVKSYSRCEVKVIDLGSSCFETDHLCSYVQSRSYRAPEVILGHPYDKKIDVWSLGCILAELCTGNFGYPTVTLVPIG, from the exons ATGGAGGAGACAAGCTCAGTTGATGTGATTCTGGACTTTCTGAAGAAAAATCGCTTCACAAGAGCAGAGGCAGCATTGCGCAGTGAGCTTGGTAACCTCCCTGATCTGAATGGATTCCTTCAAAAACTTGCCCTTGAAGATAAGAACTCGGGGAAGGTGGTGGAAGAAGAGAATGGGGGCAAATTAACCTGTCATCCTCAGGGGTCAGGTCCTCAACATAGTGGTGAAATTTCTAAGGAACTTATTGTGAAAGAAATAGAGTGTGGGGTGGATAGAAATGGGACTGAAAGCAAATGGAAAAACTCTGCTTCTGCTGGGGAACGGGGTGGTAAAAATAATGAAGCAATTGATTCAGAGGATACCGTGCTTGGTTTGTATTCATGGAACTTTAATCCAAGCAATGGTCCGTCTAATCCATACAAGAATGATGTTGGTACTAGCACCAGTAACTTCTCTGCTAGAGCAAAAGCCAAATCTGGAGAAGAGTTTATCTTAACTGGTGAAAAGAAAAGTTCATGGCTTGGAAGCAAAAGTACCAGTGATGCCAATGCAGAATCCAAGTATAACAAAATTGAAACGAATGAATTGAAGGAACTTGATTGGCAACTTAAAACTACCGTTGCATTCTCTGCGGGTAACCCATGGTCTCAGAATGAGGAACCCGCAAATTCTTCCTCAGACCTGTGGAAAGATTGTTCTGTCAAGACTGTTTTTCCATTCCCCAAGGGGGAGGCATTGACCAGTTATGATGATACTATTACAAATTCGGACAAAAGAGATGGAAAGAAGAAAGCAGGTACAAGTGATCTTAGGGCGGCTATCAAAGAACAGGTGGATGAGGTTGGAAGAACTTTGTTCTTTGGAAAGTCTCAAGAGAGCACAGAGCAGAAGAATTTAAGTGGCTTAGGGTTTTCACTTGTATCTGATATTCCAAAGGAAGAATTTCCTAGGCTTCCACCAGTTAAACTCAAGTCGGAGGATAAGCCATCAATCAATTGGCAGGAAACGTTCGAGCGTGATGGGCCAAGTTCAAAGGTCATCAGCGCTGATAATAGCTACCTTATAGGTTCCTATCTCGATGTTCCTGTCGGACAAGAAATCAATTCTTCAG GTGGAAAAAGGATTGCAGGAGGCAGCTGGCTATCTGTAAGTCAGGGAATTGCTGAGGATGCGTCTGATCTAGTTTCTGGGTTTGCTACTGTTGGTGATGGATTAAGTGAATCTATTGATTATCAAAATGAGTATTGGGATTCTGATGAatatgatgacgatgatgatgttGGATATATGAGACAACCTATCGAGGACGAGGCCTGGTTTCTGGCACATGAAATTGATTACCCAAGTGACAATGAAAAGGGTGCTGGGCATGGGAGCGTTCCAGACCCCCAGGATAGAGTTCCAACCAAAGATGAAGACGATGATCAATCTTTTGCCGAGGAGGATTCTTACTTCTCTGGCGAGCAGATATTTCAAGCAAAAACTGTTGAACCAGTCACAGCATCAGATGATCCTATAGGGTTATCAGTGACAGAAATGTATGGTACGAATAATGGGAGTGATTTAATTTCGCAATATGATGGGCAGTTGATGGATGAAGAAGAACTAAGTTTGATGCGAGCAGAACCTGTCTGGCAGGGGTTTGTCACACAGACAAATGAACTCATCATGATAGGAGATGGGAAGGTTTTGAATGAGTGTGGAAGGCCACAGTTAGATGATATTTGTATGGATGACGATCAACATGGTTCAGTTAGATCGATTGGTGTGGGAATCAACAGTGATGCTGCTGATATTGGAAGTGAAATTCGGGAAAGTTTGGTTGTAGGCAGTAGTGAAGGGGATGTAGAGTACTTTCGTGATCATGACACTGGAGTTGGGGGATCTAGATCTTCTCACCATGTCTCAGACAAGAAATATGTTGATAAACAAAACAGGGATAAGAAGAAACTTAATAAATATGTGGTTGGAAGTGACCAAGACATGCATGCTCAAGGTAGAAGTCATGCAGATGGCGGGTTTTCATTTCCCCCACCACTGAGGAATGAACAGTTATTGCAGGCAGGCTCTAGTAAATCTTTATGGTCAGACAACTGCAATGCGGTTGTCAGTGAAGAAACAAATGATCACTTGAATGCTTTGACAGGGCCTGATGACACATGGCAGCGGAAAAGCTGTGATTCCTCAACTGTTAAAAGTTCTAGGGatgaaaataatacaaatgCTGTGAGATCAGCAAATTCTAGtccctcttctctctcaaattaTGGTTATACAGAACCAGAGCATGccataaaagaaagagatgagaAGATTGGTGGTGTGAGGGAAGAAGATCCTGTGGCATCCTTGGAGGATGAAGAAGCTGCTGCTGTTCAAGAGCAAGTAAGGCAAATCAAGGTTCAGGAGGAGGAATTTGAAACTTTCAACCTTAAGATTGTGCATAGGAAAAACCG AACTGGCTTTGAGGAGGACAAGAACTTCCATGTTGTGTTGAATTCTGTAATTGCTGGTCGTTATCATGTTACTGAGTATCTTGGCTCAGCTGCTTTTAGTAAAGCTATACAAGCACATGATCTGCACACAGGCATGGATGTTTgtgtgaaaattataaaaaacaacaaggaCTTCTTTGATCAAAGTCTTGACGAGATAAAGCTTTTAAAGTATGTCAACAAGCATGATCATGCTGACAAGTACCACATTCTCAGATTGTATGATTATTTCTACTACCGA GAGCATTTGTTAATCGTATGTGAGCTTCTCAAGGCAAACCTATATGAGTTCCATAAGTTCAATAGAGAATCAGGAGGGGAGGTATACTTCACAATGCCTAGATTGCAG TCAATTACCACTCAATGTTTGGAGGCACTTCAGTTTTTGCATGGCCTTGGTCTTATACACTGTGATTTAAAACCCGAGAATATATTGGTGAAAAGCTATAGTAGATGTGAGGTGAAAGTCATTGATCTCGGGAGTAGCTGTTTTGAGACAGATCATCTGTGCTCCTATGTTCAATCCAGGTCATATCGTGCACCAGAAGTTATCCTAGGACATCCGTATGATAAGAAGATAGATGTTTGGTCACTTGGCTGCATTTTGGCAGAACTTTGCACTGGAAAT TTTGGTTACCCAACTGTGACCCTGGTACCAATTGGCTAA
- the LOC18105578 gene encoding uncharacterized protein LOC18105578 isoform X3 produces MEETSSVDVILDFLKKNRFTRAEAALRSELGNLPDLNGFLQKLALEDKNSGKVVEEENGGKLTCHPQGSGPQHSGEISKELIVKEIECGVDRNGTESKWKNSASAGERGGKNNEAIDSEDTVLGLYSWNFNPSNGPSNPYKNDVGTSTSNFSARAKAKSGEEFILTGEKKSSWLGSKSTSDANAESKYNKIETNELKELDWQLKTTVAFSAGNPWSQNEEPANSSSDLWKDCSVKTVFPFPKGEALTSYDDTITNSDKRDGKKKAGTSDLRAAIKEQVDEVGRTLFFGKSQESTEQKNLSGLGFSLVSDIPKEEFPRLPPVKLKSEDKPSINWQETFERDGPSSKVISADNSYLIGSYLDVPVGQEINSSGGKRIAGGSWLSVSQGIAEDASDLVSGFATVGDGLSESIDYQNEYWDSDEYDDDDDVGYMRQPIEDEAWFLAHEIDYPSDNEKGAGHGSVPDPQDRVPTKDEDDDQSFAEEDSYFSGEQIFQAKTVEPVTASDDPIGLSVTEMYGTNNGSDLISQYDGQLMDEEELSLMRAEPVWQGFVTQTNELIMIGDGKVLNECGRPQLDDICMDDDQHGSVRSIGVGINSDAADIGSEIRESLVVGSSEGDVEYFRDHDTGVGGSRSSHHVSDKKYVDKQNRDKKKLNKYVVGSDQDMHAQGRSHADGGFSFPPPLRNEQLLQAGSSKSLWSDNCNAVVSEETNDHLNALTGPDDTWQRKSCDSSTVKSSRDENNTNAVRSANSSPSSLSNYGYTEPEHAIKERDEKIGGVREEDPVASLEDEEAAAVQEQVRQIKVQEEEFETFNLKIVHRKNRTGFEEDKNFHVVLNSVIAGRYHVTEYLGSAAFSKAIQAHDLHTGMDVCVKIIKNNKDFFDQSLDEIKLLKYVNKHDHADKYHILRLYDYFYYREHLLIVCELLKANLYEFHKFNRESGGEVYFTMPRLQSITTQCLEALQFLHGLGLIHCDLKPENILVKSYSRCEVKVIDLGSSCFETDHLCSYVQSRSYRAPEVILGHPYDKKIDVWSLGCILAELCTGNFFPSA; encoded by the exons ATGGAGGAGACAAGCTCAGTTGATGTGATTCTGGACTTTCTGAAGAAAAATCGCTTCACAAGAGCAGAGGCAGCATTGCGCAGTGAGCTTGGTAACCTCCCTGATCTGAATGGATTCCTTCAAAAACTTGCCCTTGAAGATAAGAACTCGGGGAAGGTGGTGGAAGAAGAGAATGGGGGCAAATTAACCTGTCATCCTCAGGGGTCAGGTCCTCAACATAGTGGTGAAATTTCTAAGGAACTTATTGTGAAAGAAATAGAGTGTGGGGTGGATAGAAATGGGACTGAAAGCAAATGGAAAAACTCTGCTTCTGCTGGGGAACGGGGTGGTAAAAATAATGAAGCAATTGATTCAGAGGATACCGTGCTTGGTTTGTATTCATGGAACTTTAATCCAAGCAATGGTCCGTCTAATCCATACAAGAATGATGTTGGTACTAGCACCAGTAACTTCTCTGCTAGAGCAAAAGCCAAATCTGGAGAAGAGTTTATCTTAACTGGTGAAAAGAAAAGTTCATGGCTTGGAAGCAAAAGTACCAGTGATGCCAATGCAGAATCCAAGTATAACAAAATTGAAACGAATGAATTGAAGGAACTTGATTGGCAACTTAAAACTACCGTTGCATTCTCTGCGGGTAACCCATGGTCTCAGAATGAGGAACCCGCAAATTCTTCCTCAGACCTGTGGAAAGATTGTTCTGTCAAGACTGTTTTTCCATTCCCCAAGGGGGAGGCATTGACCAGTTATGATGATACTATTACAAATTCGGACAAAAGAGATGGAAAGAAGAAAGCAGGTACAAGTGATCTTAGGGCGGCTATCAAAGAACAGGTGGATGAGGTTGGAAGAACTTTGTTCTTTGGAAAGTCTCAAGAGAGCACAGAGCAGAAGAATTTAAGTGGCTTAGGGTTTTCACTTGTATCTGATATTCCAAAGGAAGAATTTCCTAGGCTTCCACCAGTTAAACTCAAGTCGGAGGATAAGCCATCAATCAATTGGCAGGAAACGTTCGAGCGTGATGGGCCAAGTTCAAAGGTCATCAGCGCTGATAATAGCTACCTTATAGGTTCCTATCTCGATGTTCCTGTCGGACAAGAAATCAATTCTTCAG GTGGAAAAAGGATTGCAGGAGGCAGCTGGCTATCTGTAAGTCAGGGAATTGCTGAGGATGCGTCTGATCTAGTTTCTGGGTTTGCTACTGTTGGTGATGGATTAAGTGAATCTATTGATTATCAAAATGAGTATTGGGATTCTGATGAatatgatgacgatgatgatgttGGATATATGAGACAACCTATCGAGGACGAGGCCTGGTTTCTGGCACATGAAATTGATTACCCAAGTGACAATGAAAAGGGTGCTGGGCATGGGAGCGTTCCAGACCCCCAGGATAGAGTTCCAACCAAAGATGAAGACGATGATCAATCTTTTGCCGAGGAGGATTCTTACTTCTCTGGCGAGCAGATATTTCAAGCAAAAACTGTTGAACCAGTCACAGCATCAGATGATCCTATAGGGTTATCAGTGACAGAAATGTATGGTACGAATAATGGGAGTGATTTAATTTCGCAATATGATGGGCAGTTGATGGATGAAGAAGAACTAAGTTTGATGCGAGCAGAACCTGTCTGGCAGGGGTTTGTCACACAGACAAATGAACTCATCATGATAGGAGATGGGAAGGTTTTGAATGAGTGTGGAAGGCCACAGTTAGATGATATTTGTATGGATGACGATCAACATGGTTCAGTTAGATCGATTGGTGTGGGAATCAACAGTGATGCTGCTGATATTGGAAGTGAAATTCGGGAAAGTTTGGTTGTAGGCAGTAGTGAAGGGGATGTAGAGTACTTTCGTGATCATGACACTGGAGTTGGGGGATCTAGATCTTCTCACCATGTCTCAGACAAGAAATATGTTGATAAACAAAACAGGGATAAGAAGAAACTTAATAAATATGTGGTTGGAAGTGACCAAGACATGCATGCTCAAGGTAGAAGTCATGCAGATGGCGGGTTTTCATTTCCCCCACCACTGAGGAATGAACAGTTATTGCAGGCAGGCTCTAGTAAATCTTTATGGTCAGACAACTGCAATGCGGTTGTCAGTGAAGAAACAAATGATCACTTGAATGCTTTGACAGGGCCTGATGACACATGGCAGCGGAAAAGCTGTGATTCCTCAACTGTTAAAAGTTCTAGGGatgaaaataatacaaatgCTGTGAGATCAGCAAATTCTAGtccctcttctctctcaaattaTGGTTATACAGAACCAGAGCATGccataaaagaaagagatgagaAGATTGGTGGTGTGAGGGAAGAAGATCCTGTGGCATCCTTGGAGGATGAAGAAGCTGCTGCTGTTCAAGAGCAAGTAAGGCAAATCAAGGTTCAGGAGGAGGAATTTGAAACTTTCAACCTTAAGATTGTGCATAGGAAAAACCG AACTGGCTTTGAGGAGGACAAGAACTTCCATGTTGTGTTGAATTCTGTAATTGCTGGTCGTTATCATGTTACTGAGTATCTTGGCTCAGCTGCTTTTAGTAAAGCTATACAAGCACATGATCTGCACACAGGCATGGATGTTTgtgtgaaaattataaaaaacaacaaggaCTTCTTTGATCAAAGTCTTGACGAGATAAAGCTTTTAAAGTATGTCAACAAGCATGATCATGCTGACAAGTACCACATTCTCAGATTGTATGATTATTTCTACTACCGA GAGCATTTGTTAATCGTATGTGAGCTTCTCAAGGCAAACCTATATGAGTTCCATAAGTTCAATAGAGAATCAGGAGGGGAGGTATACTTCACAATGCCTAGATTGCAG TCAATTACCACTCAATGTTTGGAGGCACTTCAGTTTTTGCATGGCCTTGGTCTTATACACTGTGATTTAAAACCCGAGAATATATTGGTGAAAAGCTATAGTAGATGTGAGGTGAAAGTCATTGATCTCGGGAGTAGCTGTTTTGAGACAGATCATCTGTGCTCCTATGTTCAATCCAGGTCATATCGTGCACCAGAAGTTATCCTAGGACATCCGTATGATAAGAAGATAGATGTTTGGTCACTTGGCTGCATTTTGGCAGAACTTTGCACTGGAAAT TTCTTTCCCTCTGCTTGA